The Flavobacterium galactosidilyticum nucleotide sequence TGATCACGAAGCTGCTATTCGTAAATTTTTTGATAAAGGCAAAGATTTAATGTTATTAGAAATAGGTGCATCAATAGAGTTGTAGTTTTTTTTGGAGCTATTCCAGCTATCCGTTACAATCCATGCCCAAAAGCGTGGGATTTCCACTTCTATCTGGGCTAAAAACCAAGTCAATCAAGAACATGAATACGATAAGAATATTTTTTCTGCTTTTAATAACACTTGCATTTCATACCAGCTTTGCACAAAAAGACGGTTATTGGGACAAAACCCGAGCTACAACCGAAGAAATTACAGTTTCCGCAAGAAATAGAATCATTATTAAAACCCAAGATTTTCCAGAAGGAACTACCGAAGTCGTTTTTAGAATAACACTTTTGGATAAAAATCAGCAAATGGCTGGTAGCTTGGTTTCAGTTTTAAAATCAATTCCAGATCCTACAGGAATTACGCAAGGTTCAGCAGGAGCCGTTTTCATCTTATCTAAAATTTCAGGAGAAGATAAATGCAAGTATGCGATTTTCTCATCTGCAGATTTGGCTACAAAATATAAAGAAAACGGAAAAACGGATAACGCTTGTTTAGTGCAAGATACGCCTGTAAGCAAGGATGCGAAATTACTTTCTACAGAAAAATCAGCTTGTATGAAATCAAATTCCAGTAATTTATGGTTTGGTTTCGAAAGCAAGAATTGGATCATGAATCAAAAAGTTATTCTTGAAGTGGTGCCATGGGTAGATAATAAACTCAGTCGAGGTTGGACTACTGAAAACAAAAAATCAATAATCGAGCAATGTAAAACTTCTAATTTGGCTCAAAAAATGAGCAATTCAGACGACTTTTGTGTCTGTATATTGGATAAAATACAAACGAAGTATAAGTTCAAGGAATTTCAGAAATTACTTGCTGTAGAGCGTGCTAAAGCTTTCAAGGATTTTGGTAACAGTTGTTTTGGAGAAATTAATCTTTCAACGGCTGTTTATGAAGATTTACGTAAACAAGCTGCTTTGTTAGCAAAACAAGGAAAACAAGGTGAAGCTATCACGAAATTAGCAATAATAATTAATGATGGAAAAGCAACTGCATTAGACTATAATTCCATTGGGAGTAATTATATTTTGACAAAACAATATGGGAAAGCTATAAAATTCCTTAAGGAAGGCGAGAAGCTCGATGATGTTGAGCTATTGATAAAACTAAATTTAGCGCATGCCTATTTATTAAATGACAATTATTCATCGGCTAAAGCTATTTATAAGGAATACCAAGCTCAAAATGTAACGGATAGTTTGAGTTGGAATGAAAAAGTAAAACAAGACTTTGAGATATTCAAAAAAGTAGGAATTCAAAATAAGGATTTTGGAAGAGTTTTGAATTTGTTTAACTAGTGCGTCTCGTAATAAGTCGTTTCTGTTGCATCATATACTAGTATTATTTTAAATTTCTTTTTGAAACTTCCGAAAATCCTTAATGCCCTTTGTGGTTAAACAAAATATGAAAGCAAGCTATTACAAATACATACTCGATTTCAAAAGGCCTTCCGGCACTTCCCGCGGCGTGATGAATGAAAAAGAAACTTGGTTTATCATTTTAGAGCAAGATGGTAAAAAAGGAATAGGCGAGTGTGGAATTCTTCGGGGATTGAGTATTGATGATCGACCGGATTATGAAGAAAAATTACAATGGACATGTGCTAATATTCAGTTGGGAAAAGACCAGCTTTGGGAGGCTTTATTAGAGTATCCTTCCATCCAGTTTGGAGTCGAGATGGCGTTTCAATCTTTAGCTAGTGAAAACCCTTTTTTACTCTTTCCTTCTGACTTTACAA carries:
- a CDS encoding tetratricopeptide repeat protein translates to MNTIRIFFLLLITLAFHTSFAQKDGYWDKTRATTEEITVSARNRIIIKTQDFPEGTTEVVFRITLLDKNQQMAGSLVSVLKSIPDPTGITQGSAGAVFILSKISGEDKCKYAIFSSADLATKYKENGKTDNACLVQDTPVSKDAKLLSTEKSACMKSNSSNLWFGFESKNWIMNQKVILEVVPWVDNKLSRGWTTENKKSIIEQCKTSNLAQKMSNSDDFCVCILDKIQTKYKFKEFQKLLAVERAKAFKDFGNSCFGEINLSTAVYEDLRKQAALLAKQGKQGEAITKLAIIINDGKATALDYNSIGSNYILTKQYGKAIKFLKEGEKLDDVELLIKLNLAHAYLLNDNYSSAKAIYKEYQAQNVTDSLSWNEKVKQDFEIFKKVGIQNKDFGRVLNLFN